One Benincasa hispida cultivar B227 chromosome 5, ASM972705v1, whole genome shotgun sequence genomic window carries:
- the LOC120078288 gene encoding G-type lectin S-receptor-like serine/threonine-protein kinase At4g03230 isoform X3 produces MDNGNLVLSCVDQEDLSEHILWQSFDYPTDTFLPGMLMDDNLVLASWKSYDDPAQGNFTFQLDQDGGQYVIWKRSVKYWKSGVSGKFITTDKMPAALLYLLSNFSSKTVPNFSVPHLTSSLYIDTRLVLNSSGQLHYLNWEDHKVWSQIWVEPRDRCSVYNACGDFASCNSEGGMACKCLPGFEPTSPGSWNIGDYSGGCIRKSPICSVNTDSDTFLSLKMMKAGNPDFQFNAKDDFDCKLECLNNCQCQAYSYLEANITRQGGIDNSACWIWSGDLNNLQDEFDNGRDLNVRVAVRDLESTVRNCGTCGTNLIPYPLSTGPKCGDPMYFNFNCNVATGQVNFEAAGGTYKVKFIDSEARKFYIQTKEAGDCGDKNWITKALQLSQSSPFHVTSWCNFKETNAENFSLKTSNEVEISWEPPLEPTCSSTTDCKDWPYSTCNTSKDGNKRCLCITDFHWNGWSLNCTTDHNNGKDGRGKPAFSVIIVATTMCIVLLMILSCTVFYIYFYKTGLIERQESRGNSQKDLMLHLYDNERRVKDLIESGRFKEDDTNGIDIPFFDLETILIATGNFSNANKLGQGGFGPVYKGKFPSGQEIAVKRLSSGSGQGFEEFKNEVLLIAKLQHRNLVRLLGYCVEGDEKMLLYEYMPNKSLDAFIFDQKLGVALDWDIRFNVILGIARGLLYLHQDSRLRIIHRDLKTSNILLDEEMNPKISDFGLARIFGGKETATNTKRVVGTYGYMSPEYALDGIFSVKSDVFSFGVVVIEIISGKRNTGFYHSEKALSLLGYAWDLWMKDEGLDLMDQTLSGSCKREEYLKCLNVGLLCVQEDPWDRPTMSNVVFMLGSETATLPSPKPPAFVVRRCPSSRASSSTKPETFSHNELTVTLKDGR; encoded by the exons ATGGATAATGGAAATCTGGTTTTGAGCTGTGTGGATCAAGAAGACTTGTCTGAGCACATCCTCTGGCAGAGTTTTGATTACCCAACTGATACATTTCTTCCCGGCATGCTAATGGATGATAACTTAGTGCTGGCTTCATGGAAGAGCTATGATGACCCAGCTCAAGGGAACTTCACTTTTCAGCTAGATCAAGATGGAGGTCAATATGTCATTTGGAAAAGATCAGTTAAATACTGGAAAAGTGGAGTTTCAGGTAAGTTCATTACCACTGATAAGATGCCTGCTGCATTGTTATACCTTTTGTCAAATTTCTCATCGAAAACTGTCCCAAACTTCTCCGTGCCACATCTCACATCAtcattgtatattgatacaaggCTAGTATTGAACAGCTCAGGTCAGCTTCATTACCTAAACTGGGAAGATCACAAAGTCTGGTCTCAGATTTGGGTGGAGCCGAGAGATAGATGCAGTGTGTATAATGCGTGTGGAGATTTTGCTAGCTGTAATAGTGAGGGTGGTATGGCTTGCAAGTGCCTGCCTGGTTTTGAGCCCACCTCTCCAGGGAGTTGGAATATTGGAGATTATTCAGGTGGATGCATTAGGAAATCACCAATATGCAGTGTCAACACTGACAGTGACACTTTTTTGAGTCTAAAGATGATGAAAGCTGGAAACCCGGACTTCCAGTTTAATGCAAAGGATGACTTTGATTGCAAATTGGAGTGCCTTAACAACTGCCAGTGTCAGGCTTACTCATATTTGGAAGCTAACATCACAAGGCAGGGTGGGATTGACAATTCTGCTTGTTGGATTTGGTCTGGAGATCTCAACAATCTTCAGGATGAGTTTGATAATGGCCGTGACCTCAATGTTCGAGTAGCAGTTAGAGATCTAG AATCAACTGTCAGAAACTGTGGAACATGTGGGACAAACCTCATACCTTATCCACTTAGCACAGGACCAAAATGTGGTGAccccatgtacttcaattttaaCTGCAATGTGGCTACTGGCCAGGTAAATTTTGAAGCAGCAGGTGGTACGTACAAGGTTAAATTCATTGATTCAGAAGCCCGGAAATTCTACATTCAAACCAAGGAAGCTGGGGATTGTGGTGATAAAAATTGGATAACCAAAGCCCTTCAGCTGAGCCAATCATCTCCTTTCCATGTAACCAGCTGGTGCAACTTTAAGGAGACCAATGCCGAGAATTTTTCACTGAAAACCAGCAATGAAGTTGAAATCAGTTGGGAGCCTCCATTAGAACCAACTTGTTCTTCAACTACGGACTGCAAAGACTGGCCTTATTCAACTTGTAACACGAGTAAAGATGGAAATAAAAGATGCCTTTGCATAACAGACTTTCATTGGAATGGCTGGAGCTTGAATTGCACTACAG ATCACAACAATGGAAAGGATGGAAGAGGCAAACCGGCCTTCTCTGTGATTATTGTTGCAACAACCATGTGTATTGTCCTTCTGATGATTCTCTCATGTACTGTGTTTTATATTTACTTCTACAAAACCGGGCTCATTGAAAGACAAG AAAGCAGGGGAAACAGCCAAAAAGATTTAATGCTTCACTTGTACGACAACGAGAGACGTGTTAAAGACCTGATCGAATCTGGTCGATTCAAGGAAGATGATACAAATGGAATAGACATTCCATTTTTTGATTTGGAAACAATTCTAATTGCAACAGGGAACTTCTCAAATGCAAATAAGCTTGGACAGGGAGGCTTTGGGCCAGTTTACAAG GGAAAGTTTCCTAGTGGGCAGGAGATTGCTGTAAAGAGGCTCTCAAGTGGTTCAGGACAAGGCTTTGAGGAGTTTAAGAATGAGGTTTTGTTAATCGCGAAACTTCAGCATCGTAATCTTGTGAGACTTTTGGGATACTGTGTTGAAGGGGATGAAAAGATGTTGCTTTATGAATATATGCCAAATAAAAGCCTAGACGCCTTTATATTTG ATCAAAAGCTGGGTGTGGCATTGGATTGGGACATCCGCTTCAACGTCATTTTGGGAATTGCTCGTGGCCTTCTTTACTTACACCAAGATTCGAGGTTGAGAATTATTCATAGGGATTTAAAGACGAGCAACATTCTTCTAGATGAGGAGATGAATCCCAAAATATCCGACTTTGGCTTGGCGAGGATCTTTGGAGGGAAAGAAACTGCCACGAATACCAAAAGGGTGGTAGGCACTTA TGGATACATGTCACCAGAATATGCATTGGATGGCATATTTTCTGTCAAATCTGATGTCTTTAGCTTCGGTGTAGTCGTAATTGAGATCATTAGTGGAAAAAGGAACACGGGATTCTATCACTCGGAGAAAGCTTTGAGTCTTCTAGGCTAT GCTTGGGATTTATGGATGAAAGACGAAGGCTTGGATTTAATGGACCAAACACTGAGTGGGAGTTGCAAAAGAGAGGAgtatttgaagtgtttaaatgtggGGCTGTTGTGCGTGCAGGAAGATCCATGGGATCGACCCACCATGTCAAATGTGGTCTTCATGCTCGGCAGCGAAACTGCAACTCTTCCATCTCCGAAACCACCAGCTTTTGTCGTACGGCGGTGCCCCTCAAGCAGAGCTTCCTCCTCCACCAAACCAGAAACCTTCTCCCATAATGAGTTGACAGTCACCTTAAAAGATGGTAGATAG
- the LOC120078288 gene encoding G-type lectin S-receptor-like serine/threonine-protein kinase At4g03230 isoform X2, protein MRSRFELGFFKPYGSSQSRRYLGIWYYKSNPRTVVWVANRDSPLPGSDGVFKIEDDGNLKVYDGNWNLYWSTNIGSSVPDQRTLKLMDNGNLVLSCVDQEDLSEHILWQSFDYPTDTFLPGMLMDDNLVLASWKSYDDPAQGNFTFQLDQDGGQYVIWKRSVKYWKSGVSGKFITTDKMPAALLYLLSNFSSKTVPNFSVPHLTSSLYIDTRLVLNSSGQLHYLNWEDHKVWSQIWVEPRDRCSVYNACGDFASCNSEGGMACKCLPGFEPTSPGSWNIGDYSGGCIRKSPICSVNTDSDTFLSLKMMKAGNPDFQFNAKDDFDCKLECLNNCQCQAYSYLEANITRQGGIDNSACWIWSGDLNNLQDEFDNGRDLNVRVAVRDLESTVRNCGTCGTNLIPYPLSTGPKCGDPMYFNFNCNVATGQVNFEAAGGTYKVKFIDSEARKFYIQTKEAGDCGDKNWITKALQLSQSSPFHVTSWCNFKETNAENFSLKTSNEVEISWEPPLEPTCSSTTDCKDWPYSTCNTSKDGNKRCLCITDFHWNGWSLNCTTDHNNGKDGRGKPAFSVIIVATTMCIVLLMILSCTVFYIYFYKTGLIERQESRGNSQKDLMLHLYDNERRVKDLIESGRFKEDDTNGIDIPFFDLETILIATGNFSNANKLGQGGFGPVYKGKFPSGQEIAVKRLSSGSGQGFEEFKNEVLLIAKLQHRNLVRLLGYCVEGDEKMLLYEYMPNKSLDAFIFDQKLGVALDWDIRFNVILGIARGLLYLHQDSRLRIIHRDLKTSNILLDEEMNPKISDFGLARIFGGKETATNTKRVVGTYGYMSPEYALDGIFSVKSDVFSFGVVVIEIISGKRNTGFYHSEKALSLLGYAWDLWMKDEGLDLMDQTLSGSCKREEYLKCLNVGLLCVQEDPWDRPTMSNVVFMLGSETATLPSPKPPAFVVRRCPSSRASSSTKPETFSHNELTVTLKDGR, encoded by the exons ATGA GATCGAGATTTGAACTCGGATTCTTTAAGCCATATGGCAGCTCTCAAAGCAGAAGATACTTGGGGATATGGTATTACAAATCAAATCCACGTACAGTTGTTTGGGTTGCCAATCGAGACAGCCCACTTCCTGGTTCAGATGGTGTCTTTAAGATTGAGGATGATGGCAACCTCAAAGTATATGATGGAAATTGGAATCTTTATTGGTCAACAAACATTGGAAGTTCTGTACCCGATCAAAGGACCCTGAAGCTAATGGATAATGGAAATCTGGTTTTGAGCTGTGTGGATCAAGAAGACTTGTCTGAGCACATCCTCTGGCAGAGTTTTGATTACCCAACTGATACATTTCTTCCCGGCATGCTAATGGATGATAACTTAGTGCTGGCTTCATGGAAGAGCTATGATGACCCAGCTCAAGGGAACTTCACTTTTCAGCTAGATCAAGATGGAGGTCAATATGTCATTTGGAAAAGATCAGTTAAATACTGGAAAAGTGGAGTTTCAGGTAAGTTCATTACCACTGATAAGATGCCTGCTGCATTGTTATACCTTTTGTCAAATTTCTCATCGAAAACTGTCCCAAACTTCTCCGTGCCACATCTCACATCAtcattgtatattgatacaaggCTAGTATTGAACAGCTCAGGTCAGCTTCATTACCTAAACTGGGAAGATCACAAAGTCTGGTCTCAGATTTGGGTGGAGCCGAGAGATAGATGCAGTGTGTATAATGCGTGTGGAGATTTTGCTAGCTGTAATAGTGAGGGTGGTATGGCTTGCAAGTGCCTGCCTGGTTTTGAGCCCACCTCTCCAGGGAGTTGGAATATTGGAGATTATTCAGGTGGATGCATTAGGAAATCACCAATATGCAGTGTCAACACTGACAGTGACACTTTTTTGAGTCTAAAGATGATGAAAGCTGGAAACCCGGACTTCCAGTTTAATGCAAAGGATGACTTTGATTGCAAATTGGAGTGCCTTAACAACTGCCAGTGTCAGGCTTACTCATATTTGGAAGCTAACATCACAAGGCAGGGTGGGATTGACAATTCTGCTTGTTGGATTTGGTCTGGAGATCTCAACAATCTTCAGGATGAGTTTGATAATGGCCGTGACCTCAATGTTCGAGTAGCAGTTAGAGATCTAG AATCAACTGTCAGAAACTGTGGAACATGTGGGACAAACCTCATACCTTATCCACTTAGCACAGGACCAAAATGTGGTGAccccatgtacttcaattttaaCTGCAATGTGGCTACTGGCCAGGTAAATTTTGAAGCAGCAGGTGGTACGTACAAGGTTAAATTCATTGATTCAGAAGCCCGGAAATTCTACATTCAAACCAAGGAAGCTGGGGATTGTGGTGATAAAAATTGGATAACCAAAGCCCTTCAGCTGAGCCAATCATCTCCTTTCCATGTAACCAGCTGGTGCAACTTTAAGGAGACCAATGCCGAGAATTTTTCACTGAAAACCAGCAATGAAGTTGAAATCAGTTGGGAGCCTCCATTAGAACCAACTTGTTCTTCAACTACGGACTGCAAAGACTGGCCTTATTCAACTTGTAACACGAGTAAAGATGGAAATAAAAGATGCCTTTGCATAACAGACTTTCATTGGAATGGCTGGAGCTTGAATTGCACTACAG ATCACAACAATGGAAAGGATGGAAGAGGCAAACCGGCCTTCTCTGTGATTATTGTTGCAACAACCATGTGTATTGTCCTTCTGATGATTCTCTCATGTACTGTGTTTTATATTTACTTCTACAAAACCGGGCTCATTGAAAGACAAG AAAGCAGGGGAAACAGCCAAAAAGATTTAATGCTTCACTTGTACGACAACGAGAGACGTGTTAAAGACCTGATCGAATCTGGTCGATTCAAGGAAGATGATACAAATGGAATAGACATTCCATTTTTTGATTTGGAAACAATTCTAATTGCAACAGGGAACTTCTCAAATGCAAATAAGCTTGGACAGGGAGGCTTTGGGCCAGTTTACAAG GGAAAGTTTCCTAGTGGGCAGGAGATTGCTGTAAAGAGGCTCTCAAGTGGTTCAGGACAAGGCTTTGAGGAGTTTAAGAATGAGGTTTTGTTAATCGCGAAACTTCAGCATCGTAATCTTGTGAGACTTTTGGGATACTGTGTTGAAGGGGATGAAAAGATGTTGCTTTATGAATATATGCCAAATAAAAGCCTAGACGCCTTTATATTTG ATCAAAAGCTGGGTGTGGCATTGGATTGGGACATCCGCTTCAACGTCATTTTGGGAATTGCTCGTGGCCTTCTTTACTTACACCAAGATTCGAGGTTGAGAATTATTCATAGGGATTTAAAGACGAGCAACATTCTTCTAGATGAGGAGATGAATCCCAAAATATCCGACTTTGGCTTGGCGAGGATCTTTGGAGGGAAAGAAACTGCCACGAATACCAAAAGGGTGGTAGGCACTTA TGGATACATGTCACCAGAATATGCATTGGATGGCATATTTTCTGTCAAATCTGATGTCTTTAGCTTCGGTGTAGTCGTAATTGAGATCATTAGTGGAAAAAGGAACACGGGATTCTATCACTCGGAGAAAGCTTTGAGTCTTCTAGGCTAT GCTTGGGATTTATGGATGAAAGACGAAGGCTTGGATTTAATGGACCAAACACTGAGTGGGAGTTGCAAAAGAGAGGAgtatttgaagtgtttaaatgtggGGCTGTTGTGCGTGCAGGAAGATCCATGGGATCGACCCACCATGTCAAATGTGGTCTTCATGCTCGGCAGCGAAACTGCAACTCTTCCATCTCCGAAACCACCAGCTTTTGTCGTACGGCGGTGCCCCTCAAGCAGAGCTTCCTCCTCCACCAAACCAGAAACCTTCTCCCATAATGAGTTGACAGTCACCTTAAAAGATGGTAGATAG
- the LOC120078288 gene encoding G-type lectin S-receptor-like serine/threonine-protein kinase At4g03230 isoform X1, with product MEEDRNRGQGTCLLHSRRSEMVAKRRSVKNLVTISWFPEDLMSFFLLYSFVFLISIVNCFAKDILEFKSCISDESGDTLVSAGSRFELGFFKPYGSSQSRRYLGIWYYKSNPRTVVWVANRDSPLPGSDGVFKIEDDGNLKVYDGNWNLYWSTNIGSSVPDQRTLKLMDNGNLVLSCVDQEDLSEHILWQSFDYPTDTFLPGMLMDDNLVLASWKSYDDPAQGNFTFQLDQDGGQYVIWKRSVKYWKSGVSGKFITTDKMPAALLYLLSNFSSKTVPNFSVPHLTSSLYIDTRLVLNSSGQLHYLNWEDHKVWSQIWVEPRDRCSVYNACGDFASCNSEGGMACKCLPGFEPTSPGSWNIGDYSGGCIRKSPICSVNTDSDTFLSLKMMKAGNPDFQFNAKDDFDCKLECLNNCQCQAYSYLEANITRQGGIDNSACWIWSGDLNNLQDEFDNGRDLNVRVAVRDLESTVRNCGTCGTNLIPYPLSTGPKCGDPMYFNFNCNVATGQVNFEAAGGTYKVKFIDSEARKFYIQTKEAGDCGDKNWITKALQLSQSSPFHVTSWCNFKETNAENFSLKTSNEVEISWEPPLEPTCSSTTDCKDWPYSTCNTSKDGNKRCLCITDFHWNGWSLNCTTDHNNGKDGRGKPAFSVIIVATTMCIVLLMILSCTVFYIYFYKTGLIERQESRGNSQKDLMLHLYDNERRVKDLIESGRFKEDDTNGIDIPFFDLETILIATGNFSNANKLGQGGFGPVYKGKFPSGQEIAVKRLSSGSGQGFEEFKNEVLLIAKLQHRNLVRLLGYCVEGDEKMLLYEYMPNKSLDAFIFDQKLGVALDWDIRFNVILGIARGLLYLHQDSRLRIIHRDLKTSNILLDEEMNPKISDFGLARIFGGKETATNTKRVVGTYGYMSPEYALDGIFSVKSDVFSFGVVVIEIISGKRNTGFYHSEKALSLLGYAWDLWMKDEGLDLMDQTLSGSCKREEYLKCLNVGLLCVQEDPWDRPTMSNVVFMLGSETATLPSPKPPAFVVRRCPSSRASSSTKPETFSHNELTVTLKDGR from the exons ATGGAGGAAGATAGAAATAGAGGACAGGGAACATGTTTGTTGCATAGCAGAAGAAGTGAAATGGTAGCCAAAAGAAGAAGTGTCAAGAACTTGGTCACCATCAGCTGGTTTCCAGAGGACTTGAtgtcttttttccttttgtattcATTTGTGTTTTTAATTTCTATCGTTAATTGCTTTGCTAAAGATATCTTAGAGTTCAAGAGTTGCATAAGTGATGAGAGTGGGGATACTCTTGTATCGGCAGGATCGAGATTTGAACTCGGATTCTTTAAGCCATATGGCAGCTCTCAAAGCAGAAGATACTTGGGGATATGGTATTACAAATCAAATCCACGTACAGTTGTTTGGGTTGCCAATCGAGACAGCCCACTTCCTGGTTCAGATGGTGTCTTTAAGATTGAGGATGATGGCAACCTCAAAGTATATGATGGAAATTGGAATCTTTATTGGTCAACAAACATTGGAAGTTCTGTACCCGATCAAAGGACCCTGAAGCTAATGGATAATGGAAATCTGGTTTTGAGCTGTGTGGATCAAGAAGACTTGTCTGAGCACATCCTCTGGCAGAGTTTTGATTACCCAACTGATACATTTCTTCCCGGCATGCTAATGGATGATAACTTAGTGCTGGCTTCATGGAAGAGCTATGATGACCCAGCTCAAGGGAACTTCACTTTTCAGCTAGATCAAGATGGAGGTCAATATGTCATTTGGAAAAGATCAGTTAAATACTGGAAAAGTGGAGTTTCAGGTAAGTTCATTACCACTGATAAGATGCCTGCTGCATTGTTATACCTTTTGTCAAATTTCTCATCGAAAACTGTCCCAAACTTCTCCGTGCCACATCTCACATCAtcattgtatattgatacaaggCTAGTATTGAACAGCTCAGGTCAGCTTCATTACCTAAACTGGGAAGATCACAAAGTCTGGTCTCAGATTTGGGTGGAGCCGAGAGATAGATGCAGTGTGTATAATGCGTGTGGAGATTTTGCTAGCTGTAATAGTGAGGGTGGTATGGCTTGCAAGTGCCTGCCTGGTTTTGAGCCCACCTCTCCAGGGAGTTGGAATATTGGAGATTATTCAGGTGGATGCATTAGGAAATCACCAATATGCAGTGTCAACACTGACAGTGACACTTTTTTGAGTCTAAAGATGATGAAAGCTGGAAACCCGGACTTCCAGTTTAATGCAAAGGATGACTTTGATTGCAAATTGGAGTGCCTTAACAACTGCCAGTGTCAGGCTTACTCATATTTGGAAGCTAACATCACAAGGCAGGGTGGGATTGACAATTCTGCTTGTTGGATTTGGTCTGGAGATCTCAACAATCTTCAGGATGAGTTTGATAATGGCCGTGACCTCAATGTTCGAGTAGCAGTTAGAGATCTAG AATCAACTGTCAGAAACTGTGGAACATGTGGGACAAACCTCATACCTTATCCACTTAGCACAGGACCAAAATGTGGTGAccccatgtacttcaattttaaCTGCAATGTGGCTACTGGCCAGGTAAATTTTGAAGCAGCAGGTGGTACGTACAAGGTTAAATTCATTGATTCAGAAGCCCGGAAATTCTACATTCAAACCAAGGAAGCTGGGGATTGTGGTGATAAAAATTGGATAACCAAAGCCCTTCAGCTGAGCCAATCATCTCCTTTCCATGTAACCAGCTGGTGCAACTTTAAGGAGACCAATGCCGAGAATTTTTCACTGAAAACCAGCAATGAAGTTGAAATCAGTTGGGAGCCTCCATTAGAACCAACTTGTTCTTCAACTACGGACTGCAAAGACTGGCCTTATTCAACTTGTAACACGAGTAAAGATGGAAATAAAAGATGCCTTTGCATAACAGACTTTCATTGGAATGGCTGGAGCTTGAATTGCACTACAG ATCACAACAATGGAAAGGATGGAAGAGGCAAACCGGCCTTCTCTGTGATTATTGTTGCAACAACCATGTGTATTGTCCTTCTGATGATTCTCTCATGTACTGTGTTTTATATTTACTTCTACAAAACCGGGCTCATTGAAAGACAAG AAAGCAGGGGAAACAGCCAAAAAGATTTAATGCTTCACTTGTACGACAACGAGAGACGTGTTAAAGACCTGATCGAATCTGGTCGATTCAAGGAAGATGATACAAATGGAATAGACATTCCATTTTTTGATTTGGAAACAATTCTAATTGCAACAGGGAACTTCTCAAATGCAAATAAGCTTGGACAGGGAGGCTTTGGGCCAGTTTACAAG GGAAAGTTTCCTAGTGGGCAGGAGATTGCTGTAAAGAGGCTCTCAAGTGGTTCAGGACAAGGCTTTGAGGAGTTTAAGAATGAGGTTTTGTTAATCGCGAAACTTCAGCATCGTAATCTTGTGAGACTTTTGGGATACTGTGTTGAAGGGGATGAAAAGATGTTGCTTTATGAATATATGCCAAATAAAAGCCTAGACGCCTTTATATTTG ATCAAAAGCTGGGTGTGGCATTGGATTGGGACATCCGCTTCAACGTCATTTTGGGAATTGCTCGTGGCCTTCTTTACTTACACCAAGATTCGAGGTTGAGAATTATTCATAGGGATTTAAAGACGAGCAACATTCTTCTAGATGAGGAGATGAATCCCAAAATATCCGACTTTGGCTTGGCGAGGATCTTTGGAGGGAAAGAAACTGCCACGAATACCAAAAGGGTGGTAGGCACTTA TGGATACATGTCACCAGAATATGCATTGGATGGCATATTTTCTGTCAAATCTGATGTCTTTAGCTTCGGTGTAGTCGTAATTGAGATCATTAGTGGAAAAAGGAACACGGGATTCTATCACTCGGAGAAAGCTTTGAGTCTTCTAGGCTAT GCTTGGGATTTATGGATGAAAGACGAAGGCTTGGATTTAATGGACCAAACACTGAGTGGGAGTTGCAAAAGAGAGGAgtatttgaagtgtttaaatgtggGGCTGTTGTGCGTGCAGGAAGATCCATGGGATCGACCCACCATGTCAAATGTGGTCTTCATGCTCGGCAGCGAAACTGCAACTCTTCCATCTCCGAAACCACCAGCTTTTGTCGTACGGCGGTGCCCCTCAAGCAGAGCTTCCTCCTCCACCAAACCAGAAACCTTCTCCCATAATGAGTTGACAGTCACCTTAAAAGATGGTAGATAG
- the LOC120077410 gene encoding uncharacterized protein LOC120077410, which yields MVIVDNIHLKSKYKGTMIVGVVMDGYNQQYPLAYAIVDSENDQALKWFMTNLKTAIEECPNLVFVPYRGQSIANVVDIVFLNSYHGLCTFHLKRNMEKYFKDEAIRKLFHDACRVYRKLEFKHHWVQIVNYKNGSLARYLEDAGIQQWARCYQSENRYDNMTSNSVECFNAFTKEPRVLPITLLLEYTRGLLQGWFHDRQIVWSNSTSPHPISAEEIMGLECEKSRQCRVNPIDCYRFHVKDGRLDGIISLNTRECSCKQFQCLEISCSHAIVAARERNINPFTLCSKFYSVDSLVIAYAESINPLGHVSEWKKPPGYTEVKIFHRKEWYMLVDKG from the coding sequence ATGGTCATTGTAGATAACATTCATCTAAAGAGTAAGTATAAGGGAACAATGATAGTTGGTGTTGTAATGGATGGTTATAACCAACAGTACCCATTAGCATATGCAATTGTTGATAGTGAGAATGACCAAGCCCTGAAGTGGTTCATGACGAACCTTAAAACAGCAATTGAAGAATGTCCTAACCTCGTATTCGTCCCATATCGTGGACAGAGTATAGCTAATGTTGTTGATATCGTATTCCTTAATTCTTACCACGGACTTTGTACCTTCcatttgaaaagaaacatggAGAAATACTTCAAAGACGAGGCCATTAGAAAATTGTTTCACGATGCTTGTAGAGTGTATCGAAAATTGGAGTTCAAGCATCATTGGGTCCAAATAGTGAACTACAAGAATGGTTCCCTTGCTAGATACTTAGAGGATGCTGGTATTCAACAGTGGGCACGGTGTTATCAGTCCGAAAATCGATATGATAATATGACCAGTAATAGTGTCGAATGTTTCAATGCTTTTACCAAAGAACCAAGAGTGTTACCAATAACTTTGTTGCTAGAATACACAAGAGGTCTACTTCAAGGTTGGTTTCATGATCGGCAAATAGTATGGTCTAATAGTACATCGCCACACCCAATCTCTGCGGAGGAAATAATGGGTTTAGAGTGTGAAAAATCTAGGCAATGTCGAGTAAACCCAATCGATTGTTATAGATTTCATGTTAAGGACGGTAGATTAGATGGTATAATCAGCCTTAACACTCGAGAATGTAGTTGCAAGCAATTTCAGTGTTTGGAGATTTCATGTTCGCATGCTATTGTTGCAGCTAGAGAGCGCAATATTAACCCGTTTACTCTATGCAGCAAATTTTATAGTGTTGATTCCCTAGTAATAGCATATGCGGAATCAATAAACCCACTTGGTCATGTATCCGAATGGAAAAAGCCACCAGGGTATACTGAGGTAAAAATATTCCACCGAAAAGAGTGGTACATGTTGGTAGACAAAGGGTAA